The following are encoded together in the Novipirellula caenicola genome:
- a CDS encoding helix-turn-helix domain-containing protein: MNATLSNLPNTLSPTPGDAELAKASSRAIADLVAHESEATIRLVAKLGKKETEIQIPSSALQLLGALLTEFAKGNAVTMFPVHAELTTQQASDLLGVSRPFLVEQLEKGELPFRKVGTHRRVLLKDLMDYKQSMDRKRHQALDKLAAQAQELDMGY; this comes from the coding sequence ATGAACGCAACCCTGTCCAATCTTCCCAACACTCTCTCGCCGACGCCCGGAGATGCCGAGCTGGCGAAAGCGTCCAGCCGCGCTATCGCGGACTTAGTCGCTCACGAAAGTGAGGCCACCATCCGTCTGGTCGCCAAGCTGGGAAAAAAGGAAACCGAGATTCAGATCCCGTCGTCGGCGCTGCAGCTACTTGGCGCCTTGCTGACCGAATTCGCCAAGGGCAATGCGGTCACCATGTTCCCCGTGCATGCTGAATTGACGACACAGCAGGCTTCGGATTTGCTCGGTGTGTCGCGGCCGTTCCTTGTTGAGCAGCTGGAAAAGGGCGAACTTCCGTTTCGTAAAGTTGGCACTCACCGACGTGTGCTGCTGAAAGACCTGATGGACTACAAACAGTCGATGGACCGCAAGCGTCATCAAGCGCTCGATAAATTGGCGGCCCAGGCCCAAGAGCTCGATATGGGTTATTGA